CTTTAACCTAGAGTATACGTTTGCCTGACAGGTCAGCGCAAGGACAAGCATTTCTATTTTCCTATGCATAATCCTTTTATAAGAGTGAACACTGATAATGTTGTTGCTTGATCAATATAGCTTTGGGAAAGGTTGGGAGCTTTATGGAACATGAGAACAAGAAAGAACAGGACAGTGTCATGGGCAACGGTTTCGAGCCTACGCCCAATCATTCAATGGGGGATTGGGGCGGCTCTGATGGATTCAGCATGTGGAATTCCACAGAAGAACCAGCAACAGAGGGTGCGCTTAAGGATTGGGAAGGTAGTCAAGAAACCCATGAGATGTTTAACGACAGCTATGATTGATTGACGGCCCAGGAAGCTCATCATGCGATTGAAAAACAGCCAGTCTCCATTATATTGGAGACTGGCTGTTTGACGTTCCGGTTTATACTCCGAATTTGCTCTTGCAAATTACTAAGATCTGTCCCGTTTCTGTTGACAATATGAACGAAATCTTTATAATAAGAATATAATTCACACTAAGTTAATCGGAATTCTAATAAATTAAAATAATGATTAAATATAGGAGGTTACGGCAATGGAACGGAATATTGTAATTCGGCATAACGGCGAAGAATTGACAGCGAGCATCCATTATCCGAGTAAAGAGAAGGGAACTTCCACACGTTGCAAGGACAGATTGCCATTAGCTGTAATCTGCCATGGATTTGTGGGTAACCGGATTGGAGTCGATCGGATATTTGTCAAAGCAGCTCGTGAGCTGGCGCAAGACGGGTATATGGTCATTCGATTTGACTATGCGGGCTGCGGCGAGAGCAGCGGTAATTACGGCGAGGAGGATATGGAGTCGATGATCGCTCAGACTAGAGCGGTGCTCGATTACGGAATTAGCTCTGCCGATGTGGATCCACAGCGTGTGACGCTTATTGGCCATAGTCTGGGTGGGGCGGTTGCGCTTCTGACAAGTATTCGTGATCGCCGCGTGAAGAATCTCGTGCTGTGGGCCTCCGTGGGTTACCCCTTCAATGATATTGTGAAGATCGTAGGGCGGGAGGCGTATGACCGTTCGGTGAAGAATGGATCAGCGGATTACGTGGGCTACTCGTTCACACCGGTATATTTCAATTCTTTGGCGGCCTTCCAGCCTTTCCAAGAGGCTAGTAAATTCAGCGGTGATGTGCTCGTCATTCATGGTACGTCTGACGATGTCATCCCCGTGGATTATGCATTCCTTTACCAGAAATTATTCTGGACGCGTCCTGAGGGACGATGCGATAAAGAGATCATTTTTCAAGGTGATCATACCTTTTCTTCTGGGCCAGCACAGCAGCAGCTGCTAAAGCGGACAAGAGAGTGGATGAACGAACAGGAGCATGTGCAGACAGAGTGGCAAAATTGGATGATATAGGTGATGGACTTTACTCGCAATAACTTGAAATTAGCGGTAAAATAAAGATGCACACCATATACTGGGTTATGGAGGTTGGCATCCTATGAAATTACCGTCATTTTTTATCGCGCACGGTTCTCCGCTCCTCGCACTGGAGGATAACGAGTATACCCGTTTTCTGGAGCGGCTTGGTCAAGAACTAGAAGCACCACGGGGTATAGTAGTATTCTCAGCGCACTGGGATAGCCCAGAACAGCTACTCACCATGGATGAGAAGCACGAAACACAACACGACTTCTACGGATTTCCTGAAGAAATGTATACGCTGACCTATCCAGCCCCAGGCGATCCAGCTCTAACCAAGCGGATTTCCGAGCTCTTTAAGGGTAACAATCTTTCACATCAGCCCGTTCTGGGGCGAGGACTCGATCACGGAGTCTGGGTAATACTGAAAAAAATGTTTCCGAAAGCCGATATTCCGGTAGTCGCTTTATCCGTCGATTCACTACGTTCTCCCAAGGAACAGTATAATATCGGGCGGATGTTAGCCCCTCTGCGTGACGAAGGCATACTGCTGATAGGAAGCGGTGGACTTGTTCACAATTTGCGGATGCTTAATGAAAGTGATCAGCCTGAAGAGTGGGCGCTTGAATTCGATGCGTGGATTGCCAAAGGGTTAGAATCTTGGGATTTACCTTCACTGTTTGCTTATGAGAAAAAAGCTCCGCATGTTCGTGATGCGGTTCCATCTTACGGAAGAGAGCATTTCGCACCTCTCTTTTATGCGATGGGAACAGCGGATGGCAGCAGAAAGGCAGAGCGAATATTTCAAGCGTATCAATATGGGACATTAAGCCTCAATTGCTGGAAGCTAGACTAAATGGATAAGATACACGTAGGGTACAGCCGGAGATCGGCTGTGCCCTTTTTTAAAATATAAGAAAGTAAAAGTTTCACGCTATGCATTATCCTTATATTTCTTGCTTAAACGTATATCGTCCTAATAAGGACGCTGAAGTCGATTACACTTGATGCAAGCGGATCAAGACAAATGGGACTGGCTGTGATTAAATGGAAGAAACCAGTTAAGATACATAAAACGTTTAGGAGGAACTACAAGCTTATGAAAGTAAACTGCTCTTCTTCCCGTCTATTATCTGCCCTTGTACTAAGTACCCTATTGCTCTCCGCTTGCGGAACAGAGAGTGCAAATAATGTAATTGCCCCGACACAGCAACCTACAGCAGATCCCGCGCCTATTGAAACGATCCAGCCATCGCCTACTGCAGATCCATCTGCTGAACTCGTTTCCGGATTAACAGGTCTTCCCGTTTCTGAAAACAGTCTCCCGCGTCCCTTAGCTGTTATGATTAATAATGCTCCAGCGGCCCGGCCACAGTCGGGGGTGAGTGAAGCGGATATTTTATATGAGGTCCTTGCTGAAGGTGGCATTACGCGGTTGATTGGTATTTTTCAAAGTCATA
This genomic stretch from Paenibacillus sp. FSL H7-0737 harbors:
- a CDS encoding alpha/beta hydrolase family protein, whose translation is MERNIVIRHNGEELTASIHYPSKEKGTSTRCKDRLPLAVICHGFVGNRIGVDRIFVKAARELAQDGYMVIRFDYAGCGESSGNYGEEDMESMIAQTRAVLDYGISSADVDPQRVTLIGHSLGGAVALLTSIRDRRVKNLVLWASVGYPFNDIVKIVGREAYDRSVKNGSADYVGYSFTPVYFNSLAAFQPFQEASKFSGDVLVIHGTSDDVIPVDYAFLYQKLFWTRPEGRCDKEIIFQGDHTFSSGPAQQQLLKRTREWMNEQEHVQTEWQNWMI
- a CDS encoding DODA-type extradiol aromatic ring-opening family dioxygenase; its protein translation is MKLPSFFIAHGSPLLALEDNEYTRFLERLGQELEAPRGIVVFSAHWDSPEQLLTMDEKHETQHDFYGFPEEMYTLTYPAPGDPALTKRISELFKGNNLSHQPVLGRGLDHGVWVILKKMFPKADIPVVALSVDSLRSPKEQYNIGRMLAPLRDEGILLIGSGGLVHNLRMLNESDQPEEWALEFDAWIAKGLESWDLPSLFAYEKKAPHVRDAVPSYGREHFAPLFYAMGTADGSRKAERIFQAYQYGTLSLNCWKLD